In Salvelinus sp. IW2-2015 unplaced genomic scaffold, ASM291031v2 Un_scaffold1124, whole genome shotgun sequence, the genomic stretch tgtttcgtgagcatttctcctctgcCAAAATCATCCATcaacccacctgacaggtgtggcatatcaagaagcatgatcattacacattatctgaggacaataaaaggccactctaaaatgtgcagttttgtcacaacacaatgtcacatgtttgagggagcgtgcaactggcatgctgactgcaggaatgtcctccagagctgttgcaagataatttcatgttaatttctctacaataagatgcctccaacttcattttagagaattttgcagtacgtcctCCACATGACTTCTTCACCTGAAGGATCGGCAGGTCtgtcataaagcccttttgttggggaaaaactcattccgaTTGGCTGAGCCCGGCCATGtgaaatgaatatatttcaatttatcGACATATTTAAATATGAACCaagtcagtaaaatctttgaaattgttgcatatttgggtttatattttttcccccctaacATGAAGTGTTTTATGTTAAGTCCTGTTGCCTTTCMTTTTTATTTGATGTCTTGTAAAATGTCTCACCAGTGTCTACATTCACttcaataaacaaaaacatgttaaGTATRCTGATGCCCTCCATCCATTTCAAGAGTTCTAATTATGACACACAGCATTCAGTGATTGTGTTCGTGACGAGTCCTGTTCTCACCTGATTCTAACTTggatcctttgtcctgatcttgtccatatTCTGTTTGACATATACATTGTGAGCAGATCATTCGGAACACCTCGAGAGGGTAGTCAAAACacacattgtgtctggatatcttaccagtgtagacagatctggacagaGAAATCATTTAATTTATTAATCCACCCTCtaatcattgacaggtggcaccagTGACAGATTACAATGggtcttaaaataaatattttgaaagaatagctgTTTAAAAAGTGCATTAAAGAGCCCAGGAAATCTAGTCACAGTGCAGACAAAACATTTGAATACCATGTGTATACAATCAGAATGTAGACAAGACCAGGACAAAGGACTCATGTYAGCActaggtataaacagggctaagGTTGTACAGAATTTGAATGATTGATCAGGACAGGTATTGACAGAGGATCATTAAAAATCGTCAATGTTACAGCGCACACTGCAGCGAGGACAATGGTTTCTGAAACCCCGTCTCTTTGATCAGACTCGTAGGTAACAGGCTACATGTTGGCCTAGATCTCTCCCCATGATGAGACAAATTACTTCGACGTCAGCTTGGAGGAAAAAAAATCTGTTGTATTGTGTCCAATTGATGCAGGTTACATGAGGGGGAAAAGCCTGTTCCAATTGTCTGATACTTGCCAAGTCGTGGACTACACCCTTTATGAGAAAGCTGTATTATTAAAATGGGAGACGCTGAAGTCGAATCACATGTAATGTTACTGCAACAACTTGACTCTATATTCCTAGTTTGGTTACTTCGATCAAAAACACATTTGATTATCTAATTAGTCATCAAAAATAAAAAGGTTGTAATATATAGGGAACTATCTGTACAGTGAAGAGGAACATGTGCCCTACCATGAATTAGAGATTCACTCCCAACCTGTGGTTGAGAGTGAGTCTTTGAAAAGGCAATGTGTACCCCCCCTTTCACAGAGATCACATTGCCTTTAAAACCCGCAGTCGGATTGCGTCACAACCCTGTTCAATGGGTctacattgctacactaattCTATGCTGATACACAAGGGTCAGACCAAAGCTTCAGTTTAGTCTAGTCtatataaaaatacattaaacacCCAAAGTCAAAGAAACTAACAGTTATTCTGTACTTTGCAGCTGATGGCCACgtatatttgggggggggggggggttcccagGCGTAACTGTGCCACCCCCCCTCATGCCTCTACTAAGGAACATTTCCTCCATGTTTCCCAAcaacttttttttgggggggggggggggggttaacaaAGAGCATCTCAGTTGAACTATTGAGCTCCAGGCTAGGATGGTAAAAACCGCCTGATCAATTACATACACCCTTCTGAAAACTGCTGCTCTGGCTCAAAAATCCTTCCCCCAGAGCAAAGGTCCCCCGCCGAAGACAGGGTACAGTTGGTACAactggaaaaacaaaaaaaacacttaaaagcAATCTGGTTggaatttatttatttgatctgtctgtaaacaaggtGATAAATTAATTTATGGCATTTCTTGGTTTATGCATATGAAGTGTTAAAGAGACTGTATCCCAAGTGTAAAGAAAAGGAGTGTCGGGAAAGAAAGTCAGTAAATGAAGGTTTTAATTAGTACACACATGCCACAAGGCCTGAACATTGGCActgatgcaacaacaacaaaaacaaaaaaagtgccAATGAAATGACTCCTTCCTGGGCAGCTGTTAAAAATCCTTCATCGTACAATAGAAACCGATGTTTCAACATTATGGTACAGGATACACAGCTTTGGTATGCAAGTTTCCACAAGACAATCAAAGAGTTCTTAATCCAACCAATCCCGTCTCCCATTTCAATTGTGTAATTTctactttatatatttttttattttctttaaagtTCTTTTCAAATTGGACATTACATTAAGTACAGAGCTTGAAAAGAAAGTTTGACACCATATCTTAGTTGAACACGAGTACAAGGYCATTTATTCCACAGTCGTTTCTTCACACAGCATGGGTTTAGAAATGCCGTAATTCAtttctttaataaaaaataatctgaaGTTGTCAAATTATGACTGCTCGATTTCATCCACCGCAAACCCTCCCTCCCTTTTGCCTTCAACAGAAAGATGTGGTTTTACATTAGTGTTGTTTTGCCTTCAGCGGGAAAGATGAGGCTAGAAGGCATCCTTCACAATGATTTAGAGCAATTGTATATATACCCAAAGCTGTCACTAACATTGGTCCTATGTCAAACTGGATGTATCTACTGTCCAAAATGGCAGCCAAAAAAAAAARAAAAAAAAGGGGAAATGTATTACAGGAGCTGGCAAACAGTTTTAAGTGTCTGAGCCATTGTAACGATGGAATGTCCATGATGGGGTTCATGTAGTCATGAAGAGGACATGGAAGAGATTCTGCCTGCATCAACCATGTCGATTTTGCCTTCTGACTCAATCAATACCAGAACTGATAGCCTGCCATGACTGCATTGAAgcgcaaccccccccccacacaaaaaaaaacccATCCGGTACAGAGTAGTGTGGCTCAGAGAGGGAGATACAGGGGACTTTAGGGTGTAGTGATTGGTTAATGGAGGAGTGTTCCTCCCGTGTACTGATGTAGTGTCACCTATGGACaaacaggaagagggggaaggagcTACAGACATTTGGCAGGAGTTACAGGGAGGGGGGCAGAGGGAACAACAGTATTTCAGTAGGCTCAAAGATATGCATGCGgtttccccccctccccccaaaacatGCTCTAGAAAAGGAAGACAATGAGCTTGGTTACAGCTCAAGTGCTCCAAAGGCATCGGCTGCTCAAGAGTGAACTTCCGGGGCACCATCATACGAAWTCTCAGTTCATCAATTTAGGTTTCCTTCactttattagttttttttttttcactgagcATTGGCCAGAATGGTGCaagttttttctttctttttttaaacaagtatagATTTGTCACAATGTCCTGTTAACAACATgctcattttttttctccaactaTGGTGCAACAGTGCTAGAATGGGATTGAGTACACAGTGTGAATGCATCAAGATGACTGGGAAAGAAGAGAAAAGGGgaatcaaacaacaacaaaaaaaagaaggggGACAATAGGAGGGTTTGGGGAGAAAAGTAAGCAACTACCAACTAGAACTGGAAGAGCGTGTTATGGGTGAGCTGCTAGGTGGCTGGGCCGATGCTGCTTTAGTATCCAGACTTCCTCAGGTAGTCAGCCATTGTATACGCTTTCTTGTTGAGCTGTCCTCCATGGACACCTTCCTTTCCCATGACTAAAACCAACGCTGAAGTACACAAgataggggaaaaaaacaagagcAGAAATGAACAGAtgtgttggggaggggggggttacatTGTTGACGTCAGGGTCTTAACCATGTGACCCTGTACTGCTACCAACCCTTCCAGGACATATTTTAAATAGGACTGCTTGAAAATAACATTCCCTCAACTACAACACTATGGCTAAGTAAAGACTAGAACCCTGAATCACTCAAATATTTAGCCATTACACATGCCTTCTTATCCAATCCACCTCCATGGACCACTTTGCCTATTATAAGGGACATTTTGAGAATGTGAAGTTGGGAGatcttacaaaaataaaaaataaaagttcaaaGGTTCAAGAGAAGTCCAATGAAAACAAGCAGGTGTTTATAGTATGAAGGAAGACAGGAAGAGGCTCCCACCCGTAGCCAATATGCAAGCATTCACTTTATTAAAGCTTCTGGCCTTGGACGGGGAGAAGAAAAACATGCAACGCGGTCACTAAATGATGCAATAGCGCTGACgattttttttaagaaaaaaaaaagtccatTAGCCTATTTTACTGTACGCTAACATTAAAATAGGCTAATGGACTATTTTACTGTACGCTAACATTAACCTTCCTACTCTTCTGAGCTAATAAATGGAATGTCTGAATCATTCCCTTATGTTAACAAAGTCCATAAATGGTGTCTTTACCCATTTGGAAGCCTTGACATTAACTGCAGTAAGCAACAGCTGACCACAAATGGCTCAGTTCCTAAACTGAGGAAgaggcactttttttttttaagtgtaaaAAAGGGGGGAGGCAGCAATGACAAATTTTGTAAATTAGAAAGAAMACGCCCTGGTCTTAAGCCTTTCCTTTATCCTCTACTTAGCGAACCGAGTCTACATGGCATGCCAGCAGTAAGGAGGAATGAGAAAGGGAATGCTTTAACTCACTAACACCTACATTAATGCAATACGGCATGCTTGCAGTACCTCAATACATATGAACAGAAGCAAAATCTTTCAGTACCACTATCTGAAGGGGACTAGGCTTACCatgtgatggggggggggaaataactTGAACTGGACACTGAAGAGTTGATGTGAGGAGAAAGGTGCGTCAATTAGAGGGATAAGGAATACACATGCAATTCAAAAAAGGGGAGTCTATCAGGAGGAAGACCGAAACCAGAAGAGAAAGGTTGCCCAGAAAACCTCCCACCTGTGTATTTCAAGTCGGGGGAGTTATAGACTTAATCCTGCTAGGGAGCGTGGGAGAATAGAGACCAGAAAAGGCCCAACTCACAGGCATATTGTTTTTCAAATGACCATCTCGCCTTCAAAATTAGACAGACCAACATGGAACGGGTGGATAATTTGACTGGCTAGCAGTTAATCAGTGTGCTCCAATCAGATCCGATACAAAACTAACACTTATTTCTAACATTTGTACTTGATTGGCttttgacctaaaaaaaaaataataaagacttgaaattgaactTTCCCCTCTAAAAGAAACCCTCCCTGGACAAGTTAAAAACCATTATACTGCATGAAccttaatgcccccccccccccccccccccacaatagTTGGAGATAATACATTAAAAGGTAGGTTATGTGCTTCACATAATGACATCAATATATCAAGACTAAGTAAGCTTTCCACATTTCAGTTAGTTCATCATTTATACAATTTTAAGCCCATCTAGGGAATGATGCAGCAAATTGGCACAAGCATCCAACTGTTGATGATTTAATGTGTCAAGTTTTAATTGCACAAGTCTCTTAAAACACACATatccacacatacagagagaggaaATGTGAATACCAGTATATTGTACACGCACAGCAAACTACAGCGTTTAATGTTTGAGTGAGCAGTGAAGAAATGGGATGGACACTACCTTTGCCGGCTTTGCCTATGGAAACGTTGTATGTGGGCTCTCCTCCTTGACTCTTTGTCCTGATGTCCATTGTCCAGTCCCCGTCGGCGTGGAGGCTGTCTCTGATGACAGAGCATTTCTTTTGGCCGAGGGTCAGCCCGCCGCAGAAGAACCCTTCTCGGTCCTTTCCTACAATGATGTCGATTTCGTCAACCTACGGATGACCATGTGAAGTTTGAAAGCCATTCATTTTCATTAGCATAAAATAATATTCATTATTCCACTACCGATAAGATGAGGGCCAATGTTACGGCCTGATTTTCTCTAATACATTGTCTAAAATAGCAGGACTCTCAGCTAAATAAAAATAGGCAAAGTTCCTGAGAGCATTATTTGGCAGTCAAATGCAGGCTGACTTTGGAAATAAATTAGGAAATGTTTTGGAGTCGCTGTTGTCCAGTTCATTTCATAAGTATTGCAGGTCACATTTGTCCTACCAGGCACAAAGAAAAATGCCAAATGATTTGTTCAGGGTACCTTGTGCTAGAGATTGATACAGCGTAACCATCTCACTCAGCTCTGATAGGACAGTGTCCAGATTCCTCATGTGGGTTGTTGAATATTTATGCACTCAGTAGACCATACCTTGGCACAGCTAGTAAGTAGCTCTAGCTGGTCAGAAGACTAGATTTCAACGCTAATACAGTACTAAGGAAAagcgggatacctagtcagttgtagaacaatgcattcaactgaaatgtttcttccacatttaacccaacccctctga encodes the following:
- the LOC112069808 gene encoding profilin-2; translated protein: MSWQGYVDNLMADGSCQDSAIVGYTDAKYVWASFPGGTFVNITVDEIDIIVGKDREGFFCGGLTLGQKKCSVIRDSLHADGDWTMDIRTKSQGGEPTYNVSIGKAGKALVLVMGKEGVHGGQLNKKAYTMADYLRKSGY